In the Brassica napus cultivar Da-Ae chromosome A7, Da-Ae, whole genome shotgun sequence genome, one interval contains:
- the LOC106430140 gene encoding GDSL esterase/lipase At1g74460 — MKYFCAIFVLLIVLGLNASDGYDCKIVQFIFGDSLSDVGNNRNLPRSLAQANLPFYGIDFGNGLPNGRFTNGRTVSDIIGDKIGLPRPVAFLDPSMNEDVILENGVNYASGGGGILNETGGYFIQRFSLWKQIELFQGTQDVIVAKIGKQEADKFFQQARYVVALGSNDFINNYLMPVYGDSWKYNDQTFVDYLMETLDSQLRVLHSLGARKLMVFGLGPMGCIPLQRALSFDGQCQNKASNLAKRFNKAAATMLQDLETKLPNASYKFGEAYDLVNDVITNPQKYGFDNSDSPCCSFYKIRPALTCIPASTLCKDRSKYVFWDEYHPTDKANELVANILIKRFDFMRADDGPSDSPSPAPDLAPSPDDN; from the exons ATGAAGTACTTCTGCGCTATATTCGTGTTGCTCATCGTTCTTGGACTCAATGCTTCCGACGGCTACGATTGCAAGATCGTCCAGTTTATATTTGGGGACTCGTTGTCTGATGTAGGCAACAATAGGAACCTACCGAGGAGCTTAGCGCAGGCGAATCTGCCCTTTTACGGTATAGATTTTGGCAATGGTTTGCCTAATGGAAGGTTCACTAATGGCCGAACTGTTTCAGACATTATAG GTGATAAAATTGGGTTACCAAGACCAGTAGCCTTTTTGGATCCATCAATGAATGAAGATGTTATACTTGAAAATGGAGTGAACTATGCTTCAGGAGGTGGTGGAATCTTGAATGAAACTGGTGGCTATTTC ATCCAAAGATTTTCTCTATGGAAGCAAATAGAATTATTCCAAGGGACACAAGATGTAATTGTGGCAAAGATAGGGAAACAAGAAGCAGACAAATTCTTCCAACAAGCTCGATACGTCGTCGCTTTAGGCAGCAATGACTTTATTAACAACTACTTGATGCCTGTCTATGGCGATTCTTGGAAGTACAATGATCAAACATTCGTCGACTACTTAATGGAAACACTTGATTCTCAACTCAGG GTGTTGCATAGTTTGGGAGCGAGGAAGCTAATGGTGTTTGGGTTAGGACCAATGGGTTGTATCCCACTTCAAAGAGCTTTAAGCTTCGATGGTCAATGTCAAAACAAGGCTAGTAATCTTGCTAAGAGATTCAACAAAGCTGCAGCCACAATGCTCCAAGATCTCGAAACCAAGCTCCCAAATGCAAGTTACAAGTTTGGTGAAGCCTATGACCTTGTCAACGACGTCATCACCAACCCACAAAAATACG GATTCGATAACTCGGATTCGCCATGTTGCTCGTTCTACAAAATCCGGCCGGCGCTGACATGTATTCCGGCGTCGACGTTGTGTAAAGACAGAAGCAAGTATGTGTTTTGGGATGAGTATCATCCCACCGATAAGGCGAACGAGCTCGTTGCTAATATTCTCATCAAAAGGTTTGATTTCATGCGTGCTGACGACGGTCCTTCCGACTCTCCTTCTCCCGCCCCGGATCTTGCTCCTTCTCCCGACGATAACTAA
- the BNAA07G22230D gene encoding uncharacterized protein BNAA07G22230D, translated as MARRQLLKLRTFLVLAVLSLVIVLKPVLVTPKTEKQIGYGTKGQELNETTHLRRIEIDPKRRTRTRRLMDVEEINDYPGSGANNRHTPRSYCPDC; from the exons ATGGCGAGAAGACAACTCTTAAAGCTTCGAACATTCTTGGTTTTAGCTGTTCTGTCTCTTGTGATCGTATTGAAGCCTGTCCTAGTTACTCCAA AAACTGAGAAACAGATCGGCTATGGAACCAAAGGACAAGAATTGAATGAGACTACTCACCTG AGACGAATTGAGATCGATCCCAAGAGAAGAACAAGGACACGGAGGTTGATGGATGTTGAGGAGATTAACGATTATCCAGGATCAGGTGCTAACAACCGTCACACTCCAAGATCATATTGCCCTGATTGCTAA